CCGTTCCGGGGGACTTGGCATCTCGGACATCACGGCCATATTATAAGGGCGGACGGCCGCATAGGCAAGGCTTGCATTGACAGCCCCAGGCGGGGATGCTATTGTGCGTTGTTGTTTGACAGACGCAACCGGAATCGGGACCCATGACGTTCAAACTGCTCATTCGCACCCTGAGGGCGCCTTTCTTCACCGCCACCACCTCGGCCGCCCTCCTGGGCAACCTGGTGGCCCTCTGGCGGACGGGGACGCTCGATCCCTGGATGCTCCTCCTTTCCCTGGCGGGCATCGCCGCCCTGAACGCCGGCGTGAACACCGCCAACGATTTCTTCGACTCGGTGTCGGGCAACGACGAGGCCAACCGGTACTACTCCCCCTTCAACGGCGGCTCCCGGGTCATCCAGGACGGCCTGGTCAGCCGACGCACCGTGGGCCTCGTATCCCTGGTTTGTTTCTTGATCGCGGGGGGCCTCGGCGCGGTCCTCTGGCTCCTGACGCCGGGAAACTGGGTCCTCTACCTGGGCCTCTTCGGCCTCGTCACCGGGTTCTTCTACGCGGCTCCGCCGTTCAAGCTGGGCTACCGCGGCCTGGGGGAGCTCATCGTGGCCCTGGACGTGGCCCTCCTGCCGGTCCTGGGCGGCTACTACGTCCAGGCCGGGACCTTCGATTCCGGCGCCTTCTACGCCGGTATCGCCGCCGCCTTTCTCATCCTGGGCGTCATCTGGGTGAACCAGATTCCCGACATCGAGGCCGACGCCGCGGTGGGGAAACGCACCCTGGTCGTCCGCCTTGGCGCCCGCCGCTCGCGGACCGCCTTCGCCGTCATCGTCGCGGCGGTGTACGTCTCTTCGCTCGTCCTGGCGCTGCTGGGCGTACTGCCCTACTGGACACTCCTCGTTTTCCTCACGCTGCCGCTGGCCGTCGGCGCCGTCCGGGGCGTTTTTTCGAACTACGACCAGCCGCGGGCTCTCGTGCCCGCCGAGGGGAAGACGGTGCAGCTCCAACTGGCCGGCAACCTGGCCCTGTCCCTGGGTTTCGCCCTGGCCGTGTTAATCCCTTTGTAAGGCCCGACCCGTGAAACTCGCCACCGCCAAGGACCTCCTGAACGACGAGCTGCTCCGCCTGGAGGAGCGGCTGCTGGATATAATCGCCGGCGAGTTCGAGCTGGTGAGCACCATGGCGTCCCGCCTCGTCGCCGCCGGCGGAAAGCGGCTGCGGGCCATTCTGGTCCTCCTCGCGGCCCGGGGCGGAGGAGAGGACGGCGGCCCGCGGGACACGGCGGTGGAGGTGGCGGCGGTCTGCGAGCTGGTCCACCTGGCCACCCTGATCCACGACGACGTCATAGATCAGTCCACGACGCGCCGCGGCGTACCCACGATTCACACCGACCTCGGAAACCAGATTACGGTGCTGATGGGGGATCACCTCTACGCCCGGGCCATCCGCCATCTCATCACCGCCACGGGGAGGGCCGACCTGGTCCGCATTCTGGCGAGCACGGTGGCGGACCTCTGCGAGGGGGAAATAAGGCAGCTCAACGAGACGCGCTGGCTGGGGCGCGTCGTCCGCCCCGACGCCGGCGGGAGCTTCGCGGTGCGTTTCGAGCCCATGGAGCGGGAGTACCTGGAGATAATCGCCCGCAAGACGGCGGGCTTCTTCGGCGCCTGCGGGGAGATGGGCG
The bacterium genome window above contains:
- a CDS encoding polyprenyl synthetase family protein — its product is MKLATAKDLLNDELLRLEERLLDIIAGEFELVSTMASRLVAAGGKRLRAILVLLAARGGGEDGGPRDTAVEVAAVCELVHLATLIHDDVIDQSTTRRGVPTIHTDLGNQITVLMGDHLYARAIRHLITATGRADLVRILASTVADLCEGEIRQLNETRWLGRVVRPDAGGSFAVRFEPMEREYLEIIARKTAGFFGACGEMGALLVGGGETVARMRGYGFNLGMSFQITDDLMDYAGAREVTGKDEGNDLAAGRLTLPLIHGLHHDEHGRELLGLLSLDGGGLRKRVAELLDRTGSLGYATQVARGYARRAREIARSHPHPEVGPVLVELAEEVLTRKV
- the menA gene encoding 1,4-dihydroxy-2-naphthoate octaprenyltransferase, whose amino-acid sequence is MTFKLLIRTLRAPFFTATTSAALLGNLVALWRTGTLDPWMLLLSLAGIAALNAGVNTANDFFDSVSGNDEANRYYSPFNGGSRVIQDGLVSRRTVGLVSLVCFLIAGGLGAVLWLLTPGNWVLYLGLFGLVTGFFYAAPPFKLGYRGLGELIVALDVALLPVLGGYYVQAGTFDSGAFYAGIAAAFLILGVIWVNQIPDIEADAAVGKRTLVVRLGARRSRTAFAVIVAAVYVSSLVLALLGVLPYWTLLVFLTLPLAVGAVRGVFSNYDQPRALVPAEGKTVQLQLAGNLALSLGFALAVLIPL